From Camelina sativa cultivar DH55 chromosome 7, Cs, whole genome shotgun sequence, one genomic window encodes:
- the LOC104704621 gene encoding putative F-box protein At1g65770 — protein MADWSELQEELLFLIAVRLFSVVELKRFRSICKSWRSSVPGNYAHFPNSPLFYVNQLPEISLSQWFSLVKIYLSRAAFFHVTLSSSPSQGWLIKSGADINSGADINSGKLRLLEPLCRRPMTHSLTSVDLSGFTMSEIQESFAIRKRGFIRVVLVKLKKGEAHHNRILGLSRFGEIKHWNRNKWRVLRKMADHKFSDIIVHKGLMYALDTRGVVWWINSRLEICMYGPPVDDDITYSLPGDKSFVECCGELYIVDRLCNRKAGVYIPNAETVGFRVYKFDEELGQMMEVKSLGDKAFVLATDTGFSVLAHEYYGCLQNSIYFKDGEKELNVFKLDNGIGSSITTMSQFSQSCFQMFFPSFL, from the coding sequence ATGGCAGATTGGTCTGAATTACAGGAGGAGCTCTTGTTCTTGATCGCTGTTCGATTGTTCTCCGTGGTCGAACTCAAGCGCTTCCGAAGCATATGCAAATCTTGGCGCTCCTCCGTTCCCGGCAACTACGCTCACTTCCCGAACAGCCCTCTCTTCTACGTCAACCAACTCCCagaaatctctctctcccaatGGTTCAGCCTTGTCAAGATATATCTCTCACGTGCAGCCTTTTTCCATGTCACCCTCTCCTCATCCCCGAGCCAGGGCTGGCTTATCAAATCCGGCGCTGACATCAACTCCGGCGCTGACATCAACTCCGGGAAACTCCGTCTCCTCGAACCACTCTGTCGCCGTCCGATGACACATTCGCTCACGAGTGTTGATCTTTCGGGGTTCACTATGTCAGAGATTCAAGAATCCTTTGCGATTCGGAAGAGAGGATTCATAAGAGTGGTGCttgtcaaattaaaaaaaggagaagCTCATCATAATCGGATTCTTGGACTCAGCAGGTTCGGGGAGATCAAGCACTGGAATAGAAATAAGTGGAGAGTACTCAGAAAGATGGCTGATCATAAATTCTCTGACATTATAGTTCACAAAGGACTAATGTATGCCTTGGATACACGAGGCGTTGTGTGGTGGATTAATTCTCGTCTTGAAATATGTATGTACGGACCTCCAGTTGATGATGACATCACATATAGCCTACCCGGAgacaagagctttgtggaatgCTGCGGAGAGCTTTACATTGTCGACCGACTTTGTAACAGAAAAGCTGGCGTCTATATTCCGAATGCTGAAACAGTTGGTTTCAGAGTTTATAAGTTTGATGAGGAGCTAGGCCAAATGATGGAGGTTAagtctttgggagacaaagcattTGTGCTGGCTACCGACACTGGTTTCTCTGTTTTGGCTCATGAGTATTACGGATGTCTTCAGAACTCTATTTACTTCAAAGACGGCGAGAAAGAGCTTAATGTGTTTAAGCTAGACAATGGTATTGGAAGTAGCATCACAACAATGTCCCAGTTTTCTCAGAgttgttttcaaatgttttttcctaGCTTTCTCTGA